In a single window of the Coprothermobacter proteolyticus DSM 5265 genome:
- a CDS encoding cold-shock protein: protein MYAGTVKWFDAQKGYGFITRDDGEGDVFVHFSAIEGDGFKTLNEGEKVEFEVSRGAKGPQAAHVVKK from the coding sequence ATGTACGCAGGAACAGTTAAGTGGTTTGATGCTCAGAAAGGTTATGGGTTCATTACCCGCGACGATGGTGAAGGAGACGTTTTTGTTCACTTCTCAGCAATTGAAGGCGATGGCTTTAAGACGCTTAATGAAGGCGAAAAGGTTGAATTCGAAGTTTCCAGAGGCGCTAAGGGGCCTCAAGCAGCTCACGTTGTAAAGAAATAA
- a CDS encoding cold shock domain-containing protein produces MYTGTVKWFDAKKGYGFITRDDGEGDVFVHFSAIEGNGFKSLDQGDKVEFEIVNGPKGPQAAKVVKK; encoded by the coding sequence ATGTACACAGGAACAGTTAAGTGGTTTGACGCGAAGAAGGGCTACGGGTTCATTACCCGCGATGATGGTGAAGGAGACGTTTTCGTTCACTTCTCAGCAATTGAAGGAAACGGATTCAAGTCACTGGACCAAGGCGATAAGGTCGAATTTGAAATCGTTAATGGTCCAAAAGGTCCTCAGGCAGCCAAAGTCGTAAAAAAGTAG